A window of Candidatus Binatia bacterium genomic DNA:
GATTCATGGGAATGCCTCAGGCGGGGCGGCGGCGGGAACAACGAGACCCCACCCCTCTAAACCGGCGGGCAGCGGAAAACCGGCAAGTCATCCGGCCCGAACCCCGGGACTCGAAACCGAGTCCCTGCCCCCATCTCCCCAATTGCGCCGGCTGTCGTTTCATCGGGCGTCCGTACGGGGAGCAACTCGGCGCCAAGCGCGCGGCGGTGAGCGAGGCACTGGCCCACCATCCGACGCTGGCCCGGATCGAGGTGCCCCCGGTCGTCCCTTCGCCCCGCGCCTTCGGCTACCGCAATCAGGCGAAGCTCGTCGTGCGCCAGGCTCGACGTGGGCTCCTCGTCGGCCTCTACCGGCCGGGCACGCACCAGGTGGTCGACATCCGTGCCTGCCCGGTTCATCATCCGCTCATTGCCACGGTGCTAGCCGCCTTCATCGAAGCGGCGGAGCGACTGGCAATCCAGGCCTACGACGAGCGCACGCAGGGCGGCGACCTGCGCTACATGGTGGTGCGCGTCAGCCACTGGGCGAAGACCGCGCAGGTCATTCTGGTCACCCGCACCCACACGCTGCCGCACCGGCGCGAGCTTGTGCGCGCCCTGCAGCGCGTCCGCGGCGTCGCCAGCGTCGTACAGAACGTCAACCCCGACCCGGGCAACGTCATCCTCGGCTCGGAATACGTGCCGTTGACCGCGGAGACCGCGCTGCAAGAACGCATCGGCGGTCTGAAACTGAAGACTCGCGCCGGGGCGTTCCTGCAGGCCAACGTGCCCGCGGCGCGCAAGCTCTACGAACTGGCGCTGGCGTGGGCGAACCCCGGCCCCGAGGATTACTGCCTCGATGTCTATTGCGGCATCGGGGCAACCACGTTGTTCCTGGCCGGCGGCAGCCGACTGGCGCTTGGAATAGAGGAGTCGCCGATCGCTGTCGCGGATGCCACCGTCAATGCCCGGCTCAACGGCTTCCATAACGTGCGGTTCATGAGCGGCGATGCCGAGTCGGCGCTGCCTGCCGCGGCAACACGCCTGCCGCGAGTGGACATCATTCTGCTCAACCCGCCGCGTAAAGGAGCCACCGAAACGGTACGCGCGGCCATTGTGGAGTGCCGTCCACGCCGTATCGTCTACGTATCGTGCGCACCCGACACACTGGCCCGTGACCTCGACTGGTTCGCCGCCCGGGGCTACCCGTGCACGCGCCTGCAGCCGTTCGACTTCATGCCGCAGACGGAACACGTCGAGTGTGTCGCGTTGTTGGAACCGGACCCGGCGTAGAGGGCCGCAAGCCGCGGCAGCCGCCGCCTTCCTTTTGACCTTCGGTCCCCCCTCCGTTATCCCATCCGCATGGCGATTCCGGTGCTCGACCTGCGCGCGCAGCACGACAGCCTGCGGGCCGAGATCGAAGCGGCCCTGCGCCGCCTCGTCGACACGTCGGCGTTCGTCGGCGGGTCCGAAGTAGCCTCCTTCGAGCGCGAGTTCGCAGCCTACTGCGAGGCCCCCCATGCCGTTGGCGTGGCCAATGGCACCGACGCGCTGGCGCTGGCATTGCGGGCGCTCGGCGTCGGTCCGGGTTCGGCGGTGGCGGTGCCGGCGTTTACCTTTGCCGCCACGGCTGAAGCCGTGTGTCATGCTGGCGCCCGGCCGCTGTTCGTGGACATCGATCCCCGGACGTTCGCCATCGACCCCGACGCCCTGCGGCGGTCCGCACACAAGGTGTCGTCGCCGGTGCGCGCGATAATCCCGGTGCATCTATACGGCCACCCCGCCCCGATGGAGGAAGTCGGCGCCCTGGCCACGAAAATCGGTGCGCACGTCGTGGAAGATGCCGCTCAGGCGCACGGGGCGCGATATCGCGGGCGACGCGTCGGCGCGCTCGGTGACGCTGCGGCGTTCAGCTTCTACCCAACCAAGAACCTCGGGGCGCTCGGCGACGCGGGCGCGGTGACCTGCGTCGACGCGGCGCTTGCCGAACGCATCCGGGTCCTGCGCGACCACGGGCAGAGCGCCAAGTACGTGCACGCCGTGATCGGGTACAACTCGCGACTCGACGCGGTGCAGGCGGCGGTGTTGCGCATCAAGTTGCGCCATCTGGACGCCTGGAACGAGCGGCGGCGCGCTCTGGCGGCGGCGTACGTCAGGGCTCTGGGCGACCTGCCGGAAATCGAATTGCCGGCGGCAAGGCCCGACCGCGAACCCGTCTATCATCTCTTCGTCTTGCGCTGCCGCCGGCGGGACGCTCTGCGCGTACATCTCGATGCCGCCGGAATCGGCACGAGCGTGCACTACCCGATTCCGTTGCACGAGCAGACGGCATTCGCCGCGGCGGGGCTGGTTGCGGAGGCCTGCCCGGGGGCCGCCGAAGCGGCTCGCACGGTGCTGGCGTTGCCGCTCTATCCGGAGTTGACGGCGGCGCAGGTGGACATCGTGGCAGCGGCGGTGCGCCAGTGGGCGACGGGACGCGCGGCGGCGTCCGTGGCGGTGTCGGCATGAGTACGGCGCTGTCGCGGCGGGCAACTGCGTTGCTGCGCCGCTTTCCGAAGGTGCGCGTGCTGGTGGTCGGAGATCTGATGCTCGATCAGTTCATCTGGGGCCGCGTCGAGCGTATCTCCCCCGAGGCTCCGGTCCCGGTCGTGCAGGTGACCGGCGAGAGCTTCCATCTCGGCGGCGCGGCCAACGTCGCGAACAACATCCGCGCTCTCGGTGGCGCGGTAACCGTCTGCGGAATGGTCGGACGCGACGCCGCGGGGCGCCGTATCGTCGAGGAGCTGACGCGGGTCGGCGCCGGCACCGCCGGTGTGATGGCGTCGCGCACCGCCGTAACCATCCGCAAGACCCGGATCATTGCGCACAACCAGCAGGTGGTTCGGTTCGACCGCGAGGACACCGATCGCAGCCGCGGGGCGGGCGCGCCGATCATCCGCTTCCTGGACACGCGCGCCAGGCGGTTTCACGGCGTTGTGGTTTCGGACTACGGCAAGGGGGCCGTCACGCCCGAACTGCTGGCGGCCCTCGCGGCGCTGCGGGCGCGTCACGGCTTCCATCTGGTGGTCGACCCGAAGCGGCCGAGCTTCGCGCACTACAAAGGCATCACGCTGGCAACGCCGAACATCCACGAAGCGGCGGAAGCCGCCGGTATCGAGATCCACGACGAGGCAAGCCTGCGCACGGCAGGGTTGCGGCTGTTGGAGCGCTGGGAAGCGGAGGCGATTCTGATCACCCGTGGCGAGCACGGCATGACACTGGTGCGCCCGCGGGCCGCCCTGCGGCACTACCCGACCGTTGCCCGGCAGGTCTTCGACGTCACGGGCGCCGGCGATACCGTGGTGGCGACGTGCGCGCTGAGCCTGGCAGCGGGTGGAGATTGGGACGAAGCGGCGTTTCTTGCGAATCACGCCGCCGGAGTCGTAGTGGGCAAGGTCGGAACGGCCACGGCGAGCGCCGCGGAGCTGCGCCGTGCGGTGACCG
This region includes:
- the rlmD gene encoding 23S rRNA (uracil(1939)-C(5))-methyltransferase RlmD yields the protein MPQAGRRREQRDPTPLNRRAAENRQVIRPEPRDSKPSPCPHLPNCAGCRFIGRPYGEQLGAKRAAVSEALAHHPTLARIEVPPVVPSPRAFGYRNQAKLVVRQARRGLLVGLYRPGTHQVVDIRACPVHHPLIATVLAAFIEAAERLAIQAYDERTQGGDLRYMVVRVSHWAKTAQVILVTRTHTLPHRRELVRALQRVRGVASVVQNVNPDPGNVILGSEYVPLTAETALQERIGGLKLKTRAGAFLQANVPAARKLYELALAWANPGPEDYCLDVYCGIGATTLFLAGGSRLALGIEESPIAVADATVNARLNGFHNVRFMSGDAESALPAAATRLPRVDIILLNPPRKGATETVRAAIVECRPRRIVYVSCAPDTLARDLDWFAARGYPCTRLQPFDFMPQTEHVECVALLEPDPA
- a CDS encoding DegT/DnrJ/EryC1/StrS family aminotransferase, yielding MAIPVLDLRAQHDSLRAEIEAALRRLVDTSAFVGGSEVASFEREFAAYCEAPHAVGVANGTDALALALRALGVGPGSAVAVPAFTFAATAEAVCHAGARPLFVDIDPRTFAIDPDALRRSAHKVSSPVRAIIPVHLYGHPAPMEEVGALATKIGAHVVEDAAQAHGARYRGRRVGALGDAAAFSFYPTKNLGALGDAGAVTCVDAALAERIRVLRDHGQSAKYVHAVIGYNSRLDAVQAAVLRIKLRHLDAWNERRRALAAAYVRALGDLPEIELPAARPDREPVYHLFVLRCRRRDALRVHLDAAGIGTSVHYPIPLHEQTAFAAAGLVAEACPGAAEAARTVLALPLYPELTAAQVDIVAAAVRQWATGRAAASVAVSA
- the rfaE1 gene encoding D-glycero-beta-D-manno-heptose-7-phosphate kinase, which gives rise to MSTALSRRATALLRRFPKVRVLVVGDLMLDQFIWGRVERISPEAPVPVVQVTGESFHLGGAANVANNIRALGGAVTVCGMVGRDAAGRRIVEELTRVGAGTAGVMASRTAVTIRKTRIIAHNQQVVRFDREDTDRSRGAGAPIIRFLDTRARRFHGVVVSDYGKGAVTPELLAALAALRARHGFHLVVDPKRPSFAHYKGITLATPNIHEAAEAAGIEIHDEASLRTAGLRLLERWEAEAILITRGEHGMTLVRPRAALRHYPTVARQVFDVTGAGDTVVATCALSLAAGGDWDEAAFLANHAAGVVVGKVGTATASAAELRRAVTAEEGA